The stretch of DNA AATTTGACGTGTCCGATTTTGTTACGGAAGTTCAAATCAAGTACAGTTGTGGACAAATCCTCCCAAGCTGGCAAAGCTGCAATTCATAGGGGTTGAACTGGACTTCAGAACAaggtacattttcactcagtcGAGCGCTCGTTCTTTGCAGCCTTGTAAAACAGCACAAAAGGGCATAGCAAAATTTGTACTGTGCTTATGCGAGTCTAGAAACACCTCTTAGGAAGTTGATTGATCGAGTCTTCTGGATGAGTTAAAGTGGGTAATGATATATGTTGCGATGGTGAATTCGATAACAAGACACTCCCATGGATTAGTTTGATGAAGAAAAGCAATGGTAAAATTATCAAGAACTCACTTTAACATGTTAATGGTAAAATTATCAAGAAAAGCCATTGGAAACGAGTAAAGGACAGGATTTTAAGGTGGTGGAGAACCTTGCCACCATGTGAAGAATGGGAAAAAGATGTAGAAACCGTCAAGATTCGATCCCCAGGGTCTAAAAAAATTTAGGTTCACGGAGAAGGAAAATTGATTAGGTGCTATAACTAATCTAGAAATAATATCTATTTTGTTGCCCCAAACAATTTGTTTAGTTCATTTGACATAAACGGTATGATATCCTACGTCGTTATTTTTTACGCAAGTTTGTAACCCTAGGGCTAATTTAGTATTATATGCTCCTCGCCTATGAAAACTACGAAAAATTTTGAAGGTCAAACGAAAGTTATGATGTCTCTCCTGCCAAAAATATTTTGAACATAAATTCAACTTGCACATGGAGTAAAATAAAAGATAAATCTCATTAGAGGATAGATTGTACTAATTGAAATAATCTGATGTCTAAATCAAGGCGATGTATTATTCAGGGGTTCATATCAATAAAGTAAATTACATAGGGTAGTAAAACCGACTTTCTTTCAGTGATCTAGATGCAACTTTGGGCTTTCGATGCAACATATTTTATCAAATGAGTTAGTGGTACTATTTTCCACCATCGGCATAACACCCTGCCTTGAAGGATGCACATGCACAACAGATATACCCATGGAAATCCAGCAGGACAGCAGGATCACTAGCTAAAAACAGTGACGTACAAACTGTTTTAGACTTTCAGCCACTACATCACACATGACAATTGAATTGGCAATAGTACAGAAGGGCCATCGAGTAATGATACCAAAcactggcaaaaaaaaaaacaccatCAGAAGACAATAAGCGATCAACCCCTTTTATCAGACATAACTCCAGTTCTACACAACAGGATTTGTCATCCCGAACTAACACGAGGAAAATTTATAAAAGTTCTATTCTGGGCAAGCAAGACAAGCTAATGCCCAAGCATGATCAGACAGTCATACAGAACTGAGGAAAAAGATTCAAGACATGCCCAAGCATGATCAGACAGTACCACTAACTCCAGCATTTTTTTCTGAGAAATTTAATTCCCCATATTCAAGAGAAAGCAATTCAACTCCCGTAAGTACTATGTGGGCTTGCCATTATACATATGTACGTGTCCAATAAGCGTAATATTGGTTAGGAGTCATATTACATCAGATATAAGCATGGATATATATAGTCAGTTGTATTATAAATTCAGTGCTCAATGCACTTAAAATTCCACATTCTACATAACAAAACGACCATGTTGAATTCAGTCAGTTCCAAGGGCTACATTCCACATCGTTTTTTAGTAATCATGGTATGAGAACATAAACTAGCAGTGCTATTGCATCGCTGCATCTGAACGCATGGTGTCTTACACTCTTACCAATCTTATCTGGCTACCAGGAGAAAAGTAATTCAAAGAATCTTTGATAACACATATTTACCTGAAATAAGTAAATAACAGAAGACAATCCTACCAACATGTTCAGATTGGATTGCATACTAGAGACAGGATGGAGCTGAAGTCAAACTGATGCATTTTCAGTGCTTCATTAATCCATCAATCAACCAGAAAAAAGAGCACCAAACTGCAGAAGGTTAGTTACTCACAAAAAAATAATTGATTTTACCGCAATCGTTGAATGTTAATATGTCTAGTGATCATTAGTATACAAGAAAACTTCTTACTCGTCAATCACACAATGTAACGGATAAAGGCAATCACAAACGTGAAAAATTGAGAATGTTCACAACATAAAACATAAACCACTTAAATCTTCACTGAACACGACAACAATAACAAACAATACAAGTATAGCATTTGAAACTAAACCAAAGCTGCAACCTCTCGACGTAAAGCAAGGAATTCAGAATCATAACGCACTACAGTGGTATGCTCATCAACCAGATCCGATCATCTTATGCATCATAAAAATGTCAAGTTGTTGACTAACCAACAACAATGCATCCACCCATCAAGATTAAACTGTAAAATTTCAGTTACATATTCTCACTGATCACCATGACCAAAAGTTCATTCATAGCTGTGAGCTGAATAAGCAACTTTGACGAGCAAACTGTTAGCAATAGCTCACCACCAGACCTCACTGCCGTGGCCTCCTTCGGAGTATGTACACATCGGATTCCTCATAGGCGTAATCCGGGTCGAGGTACTCGCGTGCCACCTTCTCGATCACCGGGAAAGCAGCCGGCACGGAGTCCCAGAAAGCCTGGTGCGCCTCTGGCGACCGGATTTGGTAGCCGAGCAACACCACACCGCGCTCGGCGTCGGCAAGCGCGTCCATGGCCGCGATGAGGTGCGGCACGGACTCCTGGACGTAGACCACGTCTGCGGCGACGACGAGGTCGAAGTGGCGCGGGGTGGCGAGTGTGGCGAGATGCGCGGGGCAATTCCAGTGGAGTTGGgcgaggcggggcgcgcgggggaggTGGGCGCGGTTGCGCCGCAGGTTGCGGCGGAGCGCGGGGAGGACGGCGGCGATGTCGGTGAGGACGAGGTCAGTGAGGCCGAGGCGGGAGAGGCCCAGTCCTGCCGGGCCGCATCCGGAGCCCAGCTCCACGGCCCGGGTGCCGGGGAAGCGGAGCACGTCGGCGAAGGGGAGGGCCTGGTCGCGGAGGCAGCGCTCGACGAACTTGACGAGGACCAGGGACGAGGGCCACACAGAGGTGCCCACCTCGAAGGAGTCGTTGTCCTGCTCGAACGTCAGCACCGCGCCCCCCACCGGAAGCTCCACCACCGGAGACGCAGTGAACCGCATctcctcctctccgccgccgccggcccgtcAAGCCACTGCAGCGAAGCGAAAGGGTTTTGGACGGCTGCGACTCCGTGCGCGGCCGATCCGGTGGAGGCGGCAGTGGAGAGAATCTTAGATGCGAAACCCTTGTCgaatttaaaattttatatgagcCCCTGAAAATTCTTGGAGCAAAGCACGTTAGGAAGAAAACTGTAATAAAATAATCTTCCAGGGTAGAACTGCAAAACAGAAGCAACAGCGCACCGCCGAAACCTCCCCCACCGTCTCGTCGTCGCATCTCGCACAGTCGCACGGTCGCCCCTCCTCCGCTCTTCCCTGATGGATCCCAAGGCGGCGGCGAAGTCGAAGCGCTCGCACACGGTGCACGGCCGCCGTGCCCACCAGAcccccgccgcggcggcagcGCACAGGCAgaagcgcgccgccgccgccgccacctcttcTGGCCCCCGCAGCCGAAACCTCCCCTCGAACTGGGACCGCTACGACGACGAGGGCGAGGCGGAGGAGCCTGCAGCCGCCCCGGAATGGACCGGCGAGGTGGCTCCGCGCAGCAAGGGCGCCGACTTCGGATTCCTGCTAGAGCAGGCGCGAGCGCAGCCCCGCGAGGCCCGTGGCCTCAGGGCGCCGTGGCTCCCCTCCCAGGATTTGCCATTTGGTAAGTGAGCGCCGCGACCTTTAATTTCCACTGCTACTTTCATCCTGCTCCTCCATTACCTGTACATTGAGTAAGCATTTTGATATTTTTCGCTTCAAGTAGTACTGGTGATGCTATCATCCCATAAGTATGCTGAAATCCGATAGCGAGGGGAATTCTAGTAATACTGATTCCGAgaaaccgagttcatcaaacgCCATAGGTCGTCTTTGTTTTCTTCTCTTATGAACTTTTGAGAGCTCATATCTCCTAAACTGAATTAAAATAGTGTTGAAAATTCCTCCAGCACTCAGTTAGCACATAATCTCTGCATATACATTTGTTCAATAGTTCCTCAAATTGATAAGTGGAGATATTTCTGATGTTGCTTTATGATTGTTGATtcgctatttttagattttatGCAGGCCTCCACATCTATGTTCGAAGCTAAAGGTGAAGGGATCTTGTCCTGGTGCGCTGATGATAACTTCATATTAGAGGATGATTTAGCACCGGATTTCGAGGTACAATATATCAACTCTGGGTTTTACTTTGCTGTACAGAGTATGCTTTATCTTAAATTGTTAGCATCAAATGATGTCCTAGTAGCTAATACAGTGTTAAAAAAATAGATGGAGTGTGGCAGTAACCACACTTTTGGCTTTGTGTGGAATTTGTGGAAGGAAGTTTTGTTTGGGTTAACCAGACAATAGTGGCCTATTAGAGTATCAGTTAGAATATTGGATATGAAGTAATGTAGACACACTTTTAGATTGATGGACCTTCTGTGGTTTCTGGGTTTACCAAGCATATAGAACCTTCTGTGGTTTCACATAGAAACAATTAACTTTTACATCTTGTCCCTCTCTGGTTGTGGGGTTACTATACCAATTTTTTTCATATTCACATGACAAAGCTTCTTCCCCCCAACTTTCAGGTGCCTTTTCTCTCAATGGATTTGCATGCATTGGCTAACCAGCTTTCGAAGCTTAAGCTTTCACAGAGACTTTTTGTAGAAGAAGATATACTACCTGCGGATCTGGTATGCTCTTGTTTATAGCTATCCTGTTAAGAATCTGTTTGTTTTGACTTTGGATTCTTAGGTCATGTACAACGCAAATACGCTGATATAGAATCAAGAGAGAATAAATGTTATGCCATTAAGTGTCCACGAAGAGCCTTGACTTACAAGGAATATAGCTATTCCGAAGAAGCTTAGATTAGCCGGTAATTTAAGGCCTCGTTTAAACATTCATCCAGCCAGGCACAGCCCACAGTGCATCTGACTTTCTTCAGCCAATTTTTGTACCAATCTGTTCATGTTACTTATTGTATTGAAATTGTATTCAAAGAGCAACCCCCCTGGTTTCCACCTTGGCATGATTTTTGAGTAACTACCCACAAGTGTTCTGACATATCGTTGCATTCTACAGGGCCTTAAAAGCTAGCTTAGATTGTGGGTTGTTAAAAGCTGTAAGCTGAAGGGATGCAGTTTGTTGATTGTGGTATTCTAAAATCTGCTTTTAAAAGCGCCCGCTTGTTTTAGCTTCAACTCTTAGAACCAAAATCCACAATCCAAAGCTAAAACAAACATGCCCTAAGTTTGCCGGGTTTCCAAACACACACTAAGACTAATATTATTGTTACTAAAGCCACTACTACCAGTTCACTTTTCTGCTGGAGCTTTATTTTTACAATGTTATGAACGTAGTGCATGAACTAGATCTCTTGCTACTGTTATGAACTAGATCTCTTGCTACTGTTATTGTCGATACACATTGGCTTTCTGTTGTAACCAGAGGCAACGCTAGTGACAAAATTACGATACATAAGTTTCATTGGACATCAAAGAGCATTGATAAGTTTTATAGCAATATATGGGAAATATGACCCTATTTGTAGAGAAATTTTTCTTTGCCTTGGTGCGGGAAGCTTAGCATTTTTTGGTGCTCTTCCAGTCTTCCTGTCTTGCAACTACAAGTGCACTTCTTGCTCTTTTGGTCACAACCACTTCTTTCTGCAACACTAGCAATCATGGGAGTTGCCTCAATGGCTCACTCTGCTATCATTTGCGGCAGCTAtacttatcttagatttcaaaATTTCTGCGCTTGATGATTAAACCCTCTATTCCTAGCTTGTTTTGTGCATGATATATACAATTTTAGGTAGGCGAAACTAATGTGTTTGCTGGTTATTGTGTATTGGTATGTAATTAGCTGTTTTACCTTCCCTTGTATGCCTTCTATCAAGTTTCTTGTTGCAGGAGATTATAGATTTATAGTTGTAGGTCTAGTTTTGTAATTGGCAGTACCATGCTATTGTTTTTATTTGAGAAACATTCTATTTTATTTGAGCCTCTTTCGTCTCCATTTGGCTTGACTTGATATTCCTGGATTCATCTGATTATTTCTAGGCTGATGTATCAGAAGACAATGAAATACTGATTGAATGTGGCACCTCTGTGGAAAGTGATCCCAAAGGAAGTTCGGTTGGGGATAACTTGAACTTTGAGCTAAggaaagatgcaagtcatcatgagtATGCTGGCAACACCTATTCTGATGTTCAAATGAAATCAGAATGTCAGTCCCAATGTTTTGAACATGAAGCTACAACATCACCCAAGAGTAGTACTCATTTAGTGAATTCAGATACTGAAGAAGATAAGGCATATACAAAAAACATGGATACTGATCCTAGTACAGGGCATAGCAAAAGGTTAGAGTTTGAGGTGGGTTCTGCAGAAGAAGAACTTGACATGCTCCTCAATTCGTTCAGTGGAACTCACCTTTCTAGCTCCAACTTGGATGAATTGGTTGGACATGATTCAACTTCCCAAGGGACGAAGATCAGATGGTCAGAGAAGAAAGTTACACCTAGCAAGTCTTTCAAATCACCTGTGCTTGCACCTGTGGATGATGCTCTAGATGACTTGCTTTCAGAGACCTCCCTAC from Panicum hallii strain FIL2 chromosome 3, PHallii_v3.1, whole genome shotgun sequence encodes:
- the LOC112886180 gene encoding protein N-lysine methyltransferase METTL21A produces the protein MRFTASPVVELPVGGAVLTFEQDNDSFEVGTSVWPSSLVLVKFVERCLRDQALPFADVLRFPGTRAVELGSGCGPAGLGLSRLGLTDLVLTDIAAVLPALRRNLRRNRAHLPRAPRLAQLHWNCPAHLATLATPRHFDLVVAADVVYVQESVPHLIAAMDALADAERGVVLLGYQIRSPEAHQAFWDSVPAAFPVIEKVAREYLDPDYAYEESDVYILRRRPRQ
- the LOC112886179 gene encoding uncharacterized protein LOC112886179, which translates into the protein MDPKAAAKSKRSHTVHGRRAHQTPAAAAAHRQKRAAAAATSSGPRSRNLPSNWDRYDDEGEAEEPAAAPEWTGEVAPRSKGADFGFLLEQARAQPREARGLRAPWLPSQDLPFDFMQASTSMFEAKGEGILSWCADDNFILEDDLAPDFEVPFLSMDLHALANQLSKLKLSQRLFVEEDILPADLADVSEDNEILIECGTSVESDPKGSSVGDNLNFELRKDASHHEYAGNTYSDVQMKSECQSQCFEHEATTSPKSSTHLVNSDTEEDKAYTKNMDTDPSTGHSKRLEFEVGSAEEELDMLLNSFSGTHLSSSNLDELVGHDSTSQGTKIRWSEKKVTPSKSFKSPVLAPVDDALDDLLSETSLPVQNEGFATQSSTSQPTVKSGQNFDFGYAKKIDVISSIDDSVDNLLEDTPSCLSEPKETTTAGPNSTPHDSVPPHSGPSNASGDFDSWFDSL